Within the Vigna angularis cultivar LongXiaoDou No.4 chromosome 10, ASM1680809v1, whole genome shotgun sequence genome, the region TGACCGTATGTATATGTTATCTGTCTTATCCTGCATACAAACATCCAAATTAACCACATCACGTAGACTTTCTAAATTCGTACATTGACACACTTGCAGATagaactttaacaaattttcctTAGGATCATAGATAtgtaatattttagtatatgaTGAATAGACCACTTTAAACTCGATTTTATGGCAACAGTGGTAGGTGAATAAAATGTCAACAATTATGTGGGATGTTAAATTACCCTGCGGCCATTTCAGCAGCCTTGCCAACACTTGAATCGTGTAAGTTCTTCATCTCATCACTGCTTCCTTCATTTCCTCTCTTTATCGTCTTGCCTTTGTTTGAATCACTATTATTGCTATCAATTTCAGcactcaaattaaaaatttgttggaCCTCTTTAAGCTTCCCATCATATATAGACTTATGTTCAGCTGACAACTTAACTTTTCTTCGGTTAAATAGCATGGCATAATGACTAGACAAAGCCTCCAGTTCCTGAGTAAGGcaaatgaaaacatttttaaaccACAATCTAAAACAacacaatttaacacatcaAGTGTTGAAATTATAGGAATTAAGAAGGAGGAGGGAAAAAGAGAACAAATTATTAATGGTATGCAGTGATATGGTTACAAAAACAGTCCACCAACCCTCTTCATACTAATATTAGATTTCTAATTCTATAACAAAACAAGGAAACAAATCATGAAATATGAAACCACTTCTATGGGATTTTTTTCCAATCAGGAGCTCTCATCCAGAAACCACTTTGAGCCCCCTGACTAATTCAAGGGATGGACTCAATTAAGAAAGCAAAGACCTCTCCTAGAACATATTTCACTCATTCATGAGTTGAAACTCCAGAATACTCTTAAAGACGCAGAAATTATATTATGAGAAAATTTCTATATCTTTTAACAATAATACCTCCAATTGCTCTGGACCTCCATAAATGTAAAAGCATCGATCAAAAGTCACTTCCTCTGATAATTGATCCTCGTCATTTTGTTCTTCACCTGGTTTTTTATCCTTCTCAACCTCAATTCCAGTTTCATTGATTAATAGGTCCATTGTCTCCTTACTAACATATTCAAGCACTTGCATTCCCTTTGCAGTAAAAGCTCTTCCTGTCTGTATCACAATGAACAAAAATATGCATGTATATCTGTAATTATTCATAACAAAtatcaaatgatgagaaaaTTTTCCAAACCTCTAACAGAGAAGATGCATTAGAACCTGCAGCTCCTGGCCCATCATGCTGTGAAGACCCTGAAAGGTTTGCAGCAGAATTTTCGAGCCTACAGAACATAAAGACATTTAGCTTCATAACCTTTAAACAGAAAGTCTGTTATATGACAAGAAGCCACCTCATATTTTATGCAAATAGTGAAGCATTCTAAAATTAGACCATGATAGGTAACTTGCaggattataataaaaaattaaacatttttcttagTCAACAATGTCAgtcataaattaaatataaaccagacaggaagaaaagaagagaaattaaaaatatagtatatttGAATCAAGCAAAGGTAGTGGAGTAGTTTTATGCAATTACAATACAGATATATCTGTACCAGATATTTGAGGAACGCTGAAAACCTGTATTATCAAAACGGTGTATTGATAGGACgaggtaaaataaaaatattattaatgaaagtaGAGAGAGCCTAAGCTCTTGCAAAGATCCACCAAAACGTAATCTCCCAAAGCAGAGTGTGAATGAGCATATTGTAGAATATCCATTTGAAAATtagcttatatattgttaaaaGCATAATACATCATTCCATTCAAAATgacaataagaaaaataaacatatatacacAAACAGGAGGTtgcatttaaaacataaataagaaTGTGGGTCCAGCATAAAATGAACATGTGTAGTGCCTCTTAATATAATAACAGCCAATATCTAAATTCCAAAAACATCATGGAAGAATATCCAGcccaaagaaaacaaaaaaaaaaaaaattatatgcattatcagtataaaatatttacattttcaacCAACCAGAAATAAATGTTTGTATGCaacttttaatataatcaaaGTAGAAGTCAATAAACTTATCATGCATGACAATTTGTGATTAGATGACAATGTAAAAACCTTACACTTTAAGAGCCTTGACTGTTCACTCAAAAAAAAAGGGGTAACTAGTAGAACCcacatccaaaaacaaaaatgcaaaaAGAAGTATGGCATAAAGAACATACAGCCAAggcatatataaatatttcagtCCAAGTCATCCAAAGCAGATGAAGATAAAAATGACATAGAAGAGAAGATAGCAAGCAGGTCAAGTAGCACGCAGAGAAATCCTCTACCAGCAAAACCCAGACCAAAGAAATGAAAACAGAAAGAGCAAATGAAGGATGATGAGGGgagattttttatttagtaaaagATTTGACGGTCATTTTCCCCATAGAAATGACAGCAGAGATATTTCAGCAAGGCATGGTAACGATGGCAGCAATCTCTACTCGCTATCAAAATGCCTCAAGCAATTAATAGCCAAGCACAAGGGCCAGTGCACCACTAAATGCTATAAAGGTCACTGGAAAAACTACCATTCACAATTATGAGTTTATCAACAAACAAGGCAGTATGTTTAAGAAAATTGCATAATACCATACCAACACTAGTCGCATACTCACAAGTAGCATACATGCTTATTTCCATCAAAATATCAACATATCACCACCAGAACGATGACCAGTTACTAGACATACAAAACAACCTCTATGTGGGTCAATGctagaataaaaatttaaataaacaaatatagcAATGAATTATACCGCTGAACAAAATCAGTGCTCCCTCTCCAAGCATTTCCTAAAGCACTCCAAGCTCCAGATGCAAAATTCTCCACAGAGCtatcaaaagctttcaaaccCTATACTCATTAAGTAGCTTGGGTATGAGTGCTTAATGTATGAGTACAGACAACCGAAAAGCATAAAATTTGCATCCAAAAGCACAGAATTATTATTCCTAGGTAGTCAACTGTCcccattaaaaatattactcaCTGTTACTCAAAACCCATAACAATAATGAGACCAAATCAAACCTATAGGCAAGACCCATAGAAGCATATTCTAGAAGCTAGATAGTACTAGTTTCAACAAACAAACAGCAGAGAAATATCCGTGTAAAAGATGAGCAAAAGGATAGTGAACAATGAATAGGAAATCTGCATATTTGCCGAGGCAAAGACATATGAATAAATTAGCATAATATGCAAAAGACCTAAATGGTCAAATCCAAAAATTATAGCatccaaattgcaaattaacCCACCCCAACCCCCCAAGGAAGTTTATCTTTATGTGCTTGCCTGGCTAAGTAGTGAATCTTCACTAGCTTTCTCCAATCTGTCCAGAGCAGATTTTCGCAGTTTGGTATCCTCATTGTCACTTTCCTTCTCAGCTGCAGAATCTTCAGTCCCTTCATCCTCTTTGGAAGATTCTGAATCTTCAGCTTCATTTTGCAACTCCGCAATGCCCTTAGATGCTGTCTGTGCAACTACAGCAGCCTGCATTTCAAAACCACATTGATTCATAACAAATAATTTGATACCTTTCTAATGATTATTCCTAATAATCTGCCAAATCCAAATAATTTCGAAAATATTAATGCCTCTACTTTTTCATTcaatattatcaattttaagtaaATAAGATATGATTTATTAGAAGAATAAAGCATTAATATCATTCCCACGCACAACCATATGGGCTTCAATTGAACATCACTCTTACATAGTCTTCTTCAATCATTCTTTCCTAATAATccacaacaaataaataatttccaAGACATCAATACATCCACTTCTTCATTCAATATAATCTATTAAGACAGAATTTATTGGAAACATAACATCAACCCCTTTTCCATGTACCCATGTTTTACTCCAACCAACAAAAATCCTTTTATTGTCCCCCTTcgaatataataaaatctaaacGCTGTGAAAGCCAAATGTTGAACTTGAGAATTCGACACTGTTAAACTCACTACCTAAATTAGTAAGAAAAAAACTGTCAACCAAAAACAGCAAATGCAACGCATTAAGGCCCAGTTGCATAATAAAACTATtccataaattaaaacaataacaaaaaggaaaaaccaCACTAAATAACAGAAATCAACAACAAATTCAGAGATTGAAACAAATGCGTTGGTTGACaccaaaaatattaaacaaaatggCACATCTCTTTTATGGCGTTTGAAAACGCACATTGCGAGAGATCTCTTCGGCGGCAACAGCGGCAGCTTTCTGAAGATCGGAGAGAAACGAGAACTGCATAAAGCCCCACCCTCCCGACGACGGTTTTGGCGGTTGTGATTCTGGCGCAACGTCCTTGTCGTCGTTTTGCTTACTCTCGGACTGAGTTTTGTCgtccatattttttttctttggtggAGATTCCAATGAGAGATTTTCGGGAATTGGTGAAAGAATGTGAACTGAGTTGTGGGATTGTTGTTCCTTACGCTATGGTATTTCGATCTGTTGTGTGTTCTGTCTTTTTGGATTTGGGTGGAAGATGAGACTGTGTTAGCAGAGCAATGCCAGATGTCGTTTTCGATCTTTTAAGCGTGTGAACGACCAAACAAGAGCACGTCGTTTTTACGTTATGCTCACTGTTTTGTTAAGTGAGTTTTTTGGtgtgtataattaattaataattaattaaataataatcaacttTAGAATTACTGTGTGGACATGATATGGACAAGTTCAGAGAATATATAATAGACtggtttgtttattttttaaataaaaaatttactttcttatATAGTATGCGTgtgtgttattatttttataataataaaatagtaaaaaattagaattataaaaataaatataatattttttataatttgattatatatcatttttatttattttgtagacatttttattcatttttaaaataattaaatttaaaaagaaaaactaataaattttaaaaaagttcacctaaatataaaattagtaaaaatataaatattaaagagttttcaaaatgtttaagaCTTCATTTAAACATAGACAAATGTAACAATGCAAACATATAACTAATATGATGATCATCGTGTTTGTTTTTCCATGTATAATATCAACTTTGTATCGACATAATCGTGAGAATATCAAAGTATCAAACCGAAATTCATGAAAATAGAACTTGGATGACATCGATAAAAACGTGCTCACTATTTTTAGGTGAAGTTTGaaatactataattttattaaattgttttaataaacttttaaaatgtcAAATTGCATTATATTTTCCCCGAGCTAAATCAAATTTGTTGACCTTATCCTCTGTTCTCACACTTGATCACCTTCTCCTATTGACCAATAAAACAAAGTCTATCAAATCTCAAACACAACTTCTTCCATTAGAGAAcgtctttttatttatataattttaatttttttatcattaataattttaattttattttaatataatttctattatttaaatttaaatttatattaaattttaacacaaagacaaattaataatcatatatttttattaattaaaatatatttttaatctataataCCCTTTACATCATTCCCAATTCTTAtgaactttattttcaaatctctTTTTCCATTCCTTCAAATTCTCTAATTTATTCACTGTGTCTAGTCTATAATCTAAAAAATCTACCTAAATCTTAATGAGAATTGAAAGtgcaatttattatttaataatgatGGTAATAACATATCTTGTCCGCCACTATTTTGTGACATTCCCATCATAACCGAATTCAAACTAGACGGATTTTTAAATAGTCCATATTATGAGAATCTATTGTTTGgtatacacaattttttttgtttactctTCAATAAATAACTATTTACCAACTTTATcaagtgatttttttaaatttaactgttttttttttaaatttaactatttttaaattaatataactatttataataaaatattactaacaaaataaacaaaaataatttataataaaattataaaaataataatatttattattataattataattttattattttttattattagaaaaaaagtgAACACGCAATACATTATTTTAACTAGTGTTCAACAACAAAGATCTTTATTTATTCTAACCATAAAAACTTGCACAAATCTTCAATAGTCTCCCCTTTCAAATACAGCAGCAGCTCCCATACCAGAACCTGAAATTATGCACATTTCAATAATGTTACATGGAAAGGAATAACATTACAATAGAAgcaaataagaaagaaaatgaaataattttctcTCAAgctaatttttgaattatggaAGAAACCTATTTCATTTAGGTTCTccaaaaactaatattaaacCAGACAGGTGTTGTTTAGATAAACTTCTACACAACTAGCTATACATTTGCCAGGTTACGAACATTAACTTACAAGAAAATCTGAAACAAATTTTCCATTGTGTCCAACAAACCTTGAAatgatttacaaaattaatctcCCAATTTTTGAGTGATATGAATCAGTCACAAAACTAATTTCTCAAAATATACAATTGTTTTGACTTGTATTTATAAGATGGAGAGGCCATAAAGAAGAAATCACCTACCTATGCACATGGAGATTACACCATAGCGACAATCCCTGCCACGGCGTTTCATCTCATTCAACAAAGTTGCAACACATCGTGCACCTGTCAGAAAATGGCAGCATGAAAATTCACCAACAATGTCGGCACTAGGTTCATGATAGATGAACAGAATTTATCTGTTCAACTGTATGTGTAAGATGGCTTGTTTTGATTGTAAGATGAAATATACATGAGTAAACATGTTACAGTAATGAAAAGATGTGCCTCCATGGAGATTTTAGCATCTTCTTCCATTTAATAAGGGGcaaaaagaagataaatttcTGATGAAAACATCTCAACATCACCTGTGGCGCCCAAAGGATGTCCAAGAGCAATGGCACCACCATTAACATTAACCTTTCTGGGATCAAGTCCCAATTTCTTGCAGCAATAAACATACTGTGATGCAAAGGCCTACAAAgccattatattgataaatacTTAGTACAACATTAATTGAAGTGACTTGGCTATGAAAACATGTACAAGAAGAGTAGTGATTAATTAAGACCCTATTTGAATAAACTTTTCTTCTGAACacttttagaagaagaaaatcagagagtaaaataaattaaccttCTTCCATAAGTGAAAATCAAGTAGTGAACTTTTATAAAAACTGTCATTTAACTTCTCCCACAGGTAAGATGTATAAGTTGACTTCAGTTTATAAGGAGTTAAATGCATTTTACTTCCTTATTTCTTCTCGTA harbors:
- the LOC108336084 gene encoding uncharacterized protein LOC108336084 yields the protein MDDKTQSESKQNDDKDVAPESQPPKPSSGGWGFMQFSFLSDLQKAAAVAAEEISRNAAVVAQTASKGIAELQNEAEDSESSKEDEGTEDSAAEKESDNEDTKLRKSALDRLEKASEDSLLSQGLKAFDSSVENFASGAWSALGNAWRGSTDFVQRLENSAANLSGSSQHDGPGAAGSNASSLLETGRAFTAKGMQVLEYVSKETMDLLINETGIEVEKDKKPGEEQNDEDQLSEEVTFDRCFYIYGGPEQLEELEALSSHYAMLFNRRKVKLSAEHKSIYDGKLKEVQQIFNLSAEIDSNNSDSNKGKTIKRGNEGSSDEMKNLHDSSVGKAAEMAAGFTNTLTGLAANDVVLRTTARLESLHSEGVHRLSEMCCFAVSQLLVFGKSIISRANKTEDEADDDKAHIEWPEDVTAKANIIRVNAQTMIGYVEAVSNSFITGISDVAEAYQAAIKAVTSESQSVVPHASSVQEKANAFSENLRADQTTAVCKIQEGMQFLAHVLISTSMNAA